GGCAGCGGCTCGAGAGACTCATCCCCGAACCGACTCGGCGGCCGAGGCGCGACGACTCGCTCGGGAAGCTCGAGAAAGAGCTCCTCGGAGACGACGCCGATCCGGGCCGGGAGCTTTCCCTCAAGCAGAGGCTCGAGAGGCTCGTGGCCGTCGCGGCGACGAGGCCCCGGATCGAACGCCAGTCTCCCCCGCGGTGGGTCGAGCGCGAGATCGTCGCTTTGGACCGTGCGGTCGAGGGGAGCGTCATCACGAACGATGCGGGCTCCTTCTATTGCGTCGACCGCCGCCTCCCGCTCGCGCACCACCACGGAAAGATGGAGCTCCGTCGGCTCGAGGACGTTTCTCCCTCGGCGTTCTCCGTGCTCGCGCGAGATCGTGACGAGCTCGCGATCGATCTCGAGCGGGCGTTGTTCGTCGATACCGAGACCACCGGACTCGCCGGTGGCTCGGGGACCTATGCCTTCCTCATCGGCCTCGGCTTCATCCAGGACGGCGCATTCGTCGTACGCCAGCTCTTCATGCGGAGCTACGAGGAGGAAGCCGCGATGCTGGCATTCTTCGCCCCGATGCTGGCCGATTATGACGTCCTGGTGAGCTACAACGGAAAGAGCTTCGACGTCCCCTTGCTCGAATCGCGCTTCGTCCTCTCCAGGCAATCCATCGACTTCACCGAGATTCTCCATTTCGATCTCCTCCATCCGGCGAGAAGCCTGTGGAAGGCCCGGTTCGAGAGCTGCCGCCTCGCCGAGCTCGAGTCCCTGCTCCTCGGACTCGAGCGGGAGAACGACGTCCCCGGCTACCTGATACCCGACATCTATTTCCGGTTCGTCAGGACCGGCGACGCTTCGCGGCTTCCCTATGTCTTTCGCCACAACCACGACGACATCCTGTCCCTCGCCGCGCTCACCGTGGCCGCCTGCGACATGCTCGACGAGGATTCCGCGCCCGATCACCCCCTCGACGACTTCAGCCTCGGCCGGCTCTTCGCTCGTGCCGGCGACGCCGAACGCTCGGAGCGCCACTACGTACGCGCGGTGGAATCGGGGCTCGGCGGGCACGCCCGGCGGCGCTCGCTGCGCGGTCTCGCCGAGCTCCACAAACGTCGTGGCGAGTGGGACGAGGCGAGGCGCCTCTGGCAGGAGCTTGCCGAGGAGGGCGGAGCGGACGGCCTCGTCGCCCTGAAGGAGCTCGCCATGGACGCCGAGCATCGGGCGCGCGATCTCGAATCGGCTCTCGGGCATTGCCATCGCGCTCTCGAAAGTCTCGAATCGGGCCTCGAGCTGCCCCCCGGCGTCAGACAGCGCTGGCGCGACGAGCTCGGCCATCGCCGACGGCGGCTCGAACGCCGTCTGGCTCAGCCCACCTGACCGTTGATTTAGAACGGGATCAACGGCCCGTCAGAGCTCTCAGCCGGTCTTCCACCGCCTGGCCGTCTCGGTCGCGAGGGCAGATGATGAGGATCGTGTCGTCACCGGCGATCGTGCCCATGACTTCCTGGAGCTTGGCTTCGTCGATGGCGCGAGCCACGCCTTGAGCGTTTCCGGGGGGTGTTTTCACCACGAGCAGGTTGCCGGCGCGCTCGATGCTCGCGACGAGGGCGAGAAGCGGCGAGAGGGGATCGTCGGTGCGCGATGGGGCCACGTAACGGTACCCTCCGCGATTGTCGGGAGCTTTGCCCACGCCGAGCGCTTTCAGCTCCCGGGAAAGAGTGGACTGGGTCATCTCCACCCCGGCCACGGAGAGGGCAGTCAAAAGCTCGTACTGGTTGCGGATGACTTTCTCGCGAATGAGCGAGCGGATGAGCTCCTGTCGCTCGCGCCGGCTCGACCCCGGCATCAGCCCCCG
This genomic interval from Vicinamibacteria bacterium contains the following:
- a CDS encoding ribonuclease H-like domain-containing protein, whose amino-acid sequence is MSTTRQRLERLIPEPTRRPRRDDSLGKLEKELLGDDADPGRELSLKQRLERLVAVAATRPRIERQSPPRWVEREIVALDRAVEGSVITNDAGSFYCVDRRLPLAHHHGKMELRRLEDVSPSAFSVLARDRDELAIDLERALFVDTETTGLAGGSGTYAFLIGLGFIQDGAFVVRQLFMRSYEEEAAMLAFFAPMLADYDVLVSYNGKSFDVPLLESRFVLSRQSIDFTEILHFDLLHPARSLWKARFESCRLAELESLLLGLERENDVPGYLIPDIYFRFVRTGDASRLPYVFRHNHDDILSLAALTVAACDMLDEDSAPDHPLDDFSLGRLFARAGDAERSERHYVRAVESGLGGHARRRSLRGLAELHKRRGEWDEARRLWQELAEEGGADGLVALKELAMDAEHRARDLESALGHCHRALESLESGLELPPGVRQRWRDELGHRRRRLERRLAQPT
- the argR gene encoding arginine repressor, whose amino-acid sequence is MPGSSRRERQELIRSLIREKVIRNQYELLTALSVAGVEMTQSTLSRELKALGVGKAPDNRGGYRYVAPSRTDDPLSPLLALVASIERAGNLLVVKTPPGNAQGVARAIDEAKLQEVMGTIAGDDTILIICPRDRDGQAVEDRLRALTGR